The Rufibacter sp. DG15C region CATGTCGTTTTTGGGCTATTTTCTCCAAAGTAGGCCAAAAACGATGATTTAGAAAACGGATTAATCACCGGCGCATAAAAAAAAGGCAACGACTGTAAGCCGATGCCTTTCTTTGGTATTCAAATGCTTTTCTATTGAATCACTATTCTTTGCTGGGAGGTGGCATCACCAGATGAGATAGACACCATGTACATTCCCTGTTTTAGAGCCTGAATGGGCAATTCTACCCGTTCTTCCTGGAGGCTAGGGTTCAAGGCTTTTGTCATTACTGTTTTACCGGTTAGGTCTGTTATGACAAAGGTGACCGGCGTGTTGTTCTGCCCATGGTTTTTCAGCCTCACCAGGATATGCTTCTCCGTGACTGGATTTGGGAAAAGGTCTGCCTCCAGATTTGAATTGGACTGTACACCCTTTACAGCAATCACCTTTGAGTATTCATAGGCTTGGTCTATGTCCACTTGTTTCAGGCGATAGTAGCTGATGCCTGACAAGGGTTGGCTGTCTATGTAACGATACTGACGTAAAACATTGCTGTTGCCAGCCCCTTTCACCGTCCCAATCTTAACAAAGTCCTTTCCGTTGACACTGCGCTCTATTTCAAACTTTTCATTGTTGATTTCAGTGGCGGTGCTCCAGTTTAAGTCTACGCTTTCGGTTCTGGCTATTCCGGCAAAGTTCACTAGTTCTACCGGCAAGGGATTGGGAGCTGGAGAAACTGCCAATGTTCTTACTAAAGAGGCAGCGTTGTTAGGCTGTTCCATGTCTACCGTCACCGCACCCGCTCCTTCTCCTACTTTTACAATAATTGAGCTTCCCGTTTTAGGACCATTATATTCCCAACCGGTCGGGATATCCCATTTATAGGAAAGAGCAGTAGGACTCTCAATATAATACGTTACCAGTGTACCTGCCATTGGATCAATTGGGCCTTGAATACCTGTAGTGGTGAAAGATGGATTGACTGGTTG contains the following coding sequences:
- a CDS encoding T9SS type A sorting domain-containing protein — translated: MKRLLRTSLSTVILAIALLNQSFAQCSSGSTTTLSGGDLDVVFKGASTVDGQTTLTFRVVNTNKTGNFEYAAFELPKGAAAVSPREAVQLVPSQTVGTKIMYSVENPSKSPESTIKYSITSAHGTFKSQGYDEFQYVMSAYEFSQMESLTVTVKHAKITNPAKITFPLRNSSNAPLLACQPVNPSFTTTGIQGPIDPMAGTLVTYYIESPTALSYKWDIPTGWEYNGPKTGSSIIVKVGEGAGAVTVDMEQPNNAASLVRTLAVSPAPNPLPVELVNFAGIARTESVDLNWSTATEINNEKFEIERSVNGKDFVKIGTVKGAGNSNVLRQYRYIDSQPLSGISYYRLKQVDIDQAYEYSKVIAVKGVQSNSNLEADLFPNPVTEKHILVRLKNHGQNNTPVTFVITDLTGKTVMTKALNPSLQEERVELPIQALKQGMYMVSISSGDATSQQRIVIQ